A window of Emcibacter sp. SYSU 3D8 genomic DNA:
GTAGTCGACGAAGCTGAGAAAGCCTTCGTCCCCTCGTGAGAGGTTCAACCACTCTTCGAACCACGATTCCTCGATCATCGTCTGAGGTTGCTCATCACTGCGGGCGAGGCAGACACGGTGCGCGAGACGCCAGCTCAGCGCCGACGCCCCGTTTGTCATCCGGCCGGGGGCGGCGCCAAAACCATACCGACCAGCCCACCACTCATCGCGCTCTGTCCAGTAGCGTTTGAGCTCCGCCATCGCTTGCAATAATTCGAAGTCGAGGCCGGCAGCTATGCGTTCAATTGCGCGGTACGTCGATGAATGTCTGAACTCTGAAAACAGTTCGGTAAGATAGGCCAGGCTCGTCTCTCGCTGCCGAACCGAGACAATCTCCAGCAGTCCCGTGATTGTCGCCGCCTTCAGCCGAGCCTTCCACAGAACAGGCCCATCATCGTCTTCCGCCTGCTCCCACGGGCTCTGGCGTGCGTCAGCATCATAGTCCGGAATGTCGATGTCTTGGTCGTGATGGTCCGCTTCGATACCGGCAAAGGAACCGAACTCGTCGTCGGCACCTAGTTCCTCGAGGAAAAAATGGTCGTCGTCTTCGACAGACATTTCTTCGAGTGGATCTTCGGCATCCTCGACATCATCCGCCGCGTCGTATCTCTCGTCCCCTTCAATTTCCACCACCCTTGATCGCAGCTCGGCCAAATTGGGAGTTATCTCGACAACACCGCTCAAGGCCCTTTCGAAATAAGCTGCCTGCCGTGCGACGTCTGCCGGTTCATCATCGGTATCGTCGCTACCGAACGTCCTCTCACGATCTGCGGTCTTGTCTTCGACACAAGAGACCAGCGTTGAGTGCTCGATCTCTCGCCCAATGCGAGGCGTCTCATCGTTCTCAGTCAACTGACCATCGAGATCACTCTGCCGGGCAGACATGATTGTCGAGATTAAGCGCTCTTCAACTTTGTCGGGGAGGTCTTTGACTACAAAGGTAGAGTCCGGCAGTTTAGAAGCCAACTCATCGTGCTGAACTTGGATGTGGTCGTCTACCGGCGATGCCCGCTCCATTTGAATGGTCTTGCTTGACCAAGGCTCATCGTCAGGAGAGTCGAAAGTATCGGCTGCCAAGTGATCTGAATCCGCCCAAATCAGATCCGCGGCCGACGCGAGCACCAACATCCGCTGCTTCCTGCGGAGTGCTTTTGAAGGCACCTTGGCCGCCGTCCTTGAGAGCTTCTTTGGTGGAGGGCTCATGTTTAACTTCACCCCACCCCGAACACCTTCATCACCTCGTCGCCCAGGTGATTGATCACCTTCACCGCGATCCGGCCCGACGCCGGCTTGTCGAACGGCCTCGACGTGTCGCCGTACAGGCTCTCCCACGCTTCCTGGTCGATCTCGGCCTTCAGCGTCGTCTTCAGCGCCTTGTAGGGGTCGTTGGCGCCCAGGAAGTAGGCGTGGCGCACGAAGAAGCTTTCCTCGTTGTAGTCGGTGTCGATCATCCACAGGGCGATGCTGTCGGCGTCGCCGCTGCGTACCTCGCCAGTCTGCGGGTGGAACACGTCGACGCCGCGGATGTGCACGCGGATCTGCGGCTTGCCATCGGCGACGCCCGCGTCCTCGATGGCGATGTCCGGCTCGCCGAACACCACGAACAGGTTGCCGGCGCCGGTGTTCTTCAGCTCGCCGGCCATGTGCAGGTCCGGGTTCATGCGCGCCTTCAGCACCGGGATACGGCCGAGCTTCTCGAACTCGGCGGAATGGGCGTCGTAGTTGAAGGCGCAGGCCACCAGCACGTCGAAGCCGGCGTCGCCCGCCTCGCGCGCCGCGGCGACCAGGTCGGCGCGGGCCACAGTGCCGAATTCGGGGCCGATGAAGATGCCGGCGCGGCGTTCCCTGTCGCCCTCCATGAACCGGCCCTCGGCGCAGATGTGATCGCCCGGCCAGCCAGTGAGCGCCGTGAAGGCGATGCGGTCTTCCTTGTGTGCCTGCTGCACGCCGGCGGCGCGCAGCGTGTCCAGCACCATCTGGGCGAAGTCAGCTTCCTCGCCGCCGCCCCGTGGGCCACGCTTGCCCTCGGCGGCCTCCAGCGTATCGAGCAGCTCGTCGTTTTCGTCCACCGCCAGCACCCGGTGCGGCGACAGGCTTTCCACCGTGAACGGCCCGGCGACGCGCACACGGCTATTGTCCACATAGGGCTTGTCGTAGAGGTATTCGAACTCGGCCTTGGCGGCGATGGAGGCATCAATCTCCTTCTGCCGGCCAATGCGCGCTTTCCACCAGTCTGCATGCAACTTCGCCGCCTCGCTGTTCGCAGCCTGAGCTGGGGAAAGCTCGCGCGGGATTTCCCATTCCTCCCACGCCATGCCCAGCTCCGCGTTGAGCCGGGTCCGCAGGAGTTCCAGTGTCTCTTGCCATTTGTCCCAGATCGCATCGATCTCGGCATTATTGGCAATGGATTTCAGGGTGATGTGCGGCACTCGTTCGTAGACAAACCCCTGACGAATGTCGCCGCGCGTCGTCGTACTGCGTGGTGCGGTACGTGTTACCTCCCCCTCTTTGCGTTGCCCTTCAGGGCTGTCAGCCAAGAGGTAATAGGGATAGCGCGCGCCCATTATGCGTGACCGGGCCAAGGCCAGCGCTACGCGGGAGGTATCAATGGTGATCCACCGCCTTCCCCATTGCTCAGCAACATAGGCGGTCGTGCCGGAGCCGCAGGTGGGGTCCAGTACAAGGTCTCCAGGGTCAGTCGCCATGAGCAGGCACCGCTCAACCACTTTAGCAACCGTCTGAACTACGTAAATATTAGCATCCCTGTAGCCGCTGGAACCAGTGTCATCCCAATTGTTAATGATAGGAATGACCGGGAAGTCGTTTACGTACCGCAAATATCTGAGCTTCGCAGTAGCTTCATATAGTCGATCAGCTCTTGAGAGCCTGCTCAGCCCGGAGAGATTGGTCTTCCACCGCTGATTATACACGCGCCCACGGAAGTTAAACGCAAACAGCGGGTTCGCTGACTCAAGGGCCGTTGTTTGGAGGATCTGCCAGTCGGAAGGCAGCTTGTCCGGATATTCCGCCTCATCACCGGTCAAACGACGTACAGACAGATCAGGCAGCCTAACATGCCGATAATCAGAGTCCCCACCATAGGCCTTCGCAGAGTATGGCTGACGAAACTTCGCCTTCTCAATATCTTTGGCGTACCAAAGTAGATAGTCGCCAGTTGACGGGAGAAAGCCGCTAATCAGCCCCCCTGTTTTCTTGAAGCCAATGAGGTTGCAGAAGTTGTCACTTCCGAAGACCTCATCCATCACCGCTCGAACGCGGTGCACGTTCTCGTCGCCGATCTGCACGAAAATCGAGCCAGTCTCGGCAAGCAAGTCTCGTCCCACCGTGAGCCTGTCGCGCAGATAGGTGAGGTAGGAGTGGATGCCGTCGCGCCAGGTGTCGCGGAACGCCTTCACCTGCTCAGGCTCGCGGCTGATGTGGTCCTTGCTGCCGTCCTTCACGTCGCGGCTGGTGGTCGACCACTGGAAGTTGCTGTTGAACTTGATGCCGTAGGGTGGGTCCAGATAGATGCACTGCACCTGGCCGCGCAAGCCTTCCCGTTCGGCCAGCGAGGCCATCACCTGCAGGCTGTCGCCCAGGATCATGCGGTTCGTCCAGTGGGCGTTGTGCTGATAGAACTCGGTGGCGGCCTCGCGGTCCGGCAGGCCGTTGAAGTCGGCGAACAGGTCGGGCATGCCAGAGCCGCTCTTGTCCGCTTCCTGACGGGCACGCGCCTTCGACTGGCGCAGCAGGTCGTCGATCAGCACCTTGGGGTGCACCTTCTCCTGGATGTACAGCGGCGGCGCCTGCACGATCAGGTCAGACCAGTCCTGCTCGTCCTTGCCGCGCCACACCAGCTGCGGGTCGAGGTCGCGGTTGCGCCGCTCGTATGCCAGGCGGATCGGGCTGCGCTCGTCCTCGCGCATCACCCCTTCCAGCTCGGCCGTGGGAATGTTCCGCCGCTTCGCCGCGCCGTGCTGCAGGGTTTCAACCTCAATGGGCTTCTTGGCCATTATCCGCTGATCCCCAAAATCTCTCGTACCGCCGCGTCGTAGCGGCGAGCCTCGGTGTGCATCCACTCCATGGCCGCCGGCCAGTTGGCCTCGTTCTCCATGTCGGCGTCATGCGTCGACTGGAACAGATAGGTATCGCCTTCGCCGCCTATTGGCGCTCCAAGGCGTTCGCTCAATGGCGCCGCATGGTCGGCAAGCCGTCGGTAGGTTTCGACCGCATCGCTGCCGTGCCCCCTGACGAAGATGCCGACGCCCTTCTTGCTGAGGTAGATCGACAGGATCAGGTCCTTGTCGCCGATGTACCACCACCAGGCTGACCCGCCCCGCGGCGCGCGCCGTTCAACGTCCTCCGGATAACGCTCGCGGTAGGCCGTCCAGTAGCGTTGGCGGAACTCACCGACGGCGCTGACCCCGCGGTTCTCCTGCGCGACGGCTTGAAGCCGCCGCTCCCACTGGTTCGGCTTCTCCAGCACCTCGAAGATCGGCGCGAGTGGGCTGTCGCCGATGCGCACCACGCGCAGCCGGATGGCGAAGAACGCGAAGGGATCCGCAGTGTGCTCGTTGAGCCACTTGATGGCCGACAGATGCGGTTCGCGGAAGTCGGTGGCGATCCAGACGATGGTCTTCGCCTCCAGCCCGACCAAATAGGTCATGATCTGGCCGAGATGGGTATGGTTGGTCGCCTCCAGCTGGTTCTCGATCAGCACACGGCTGTTGTCGGCCAAGTTTCGAGCGAGGATGTCGGCGGAGAAACTCTCGACCGCGACTTCTTGGCCTTCCAGCTCTAGCGGAATGCCGATCACCTCCGACAGGTGGTCGAGGTTCGCGGCAAGCCAGGGGGTGAAGTCGATGGCCTCGTGCGGCCAGGCTTGGCGAGGAGGTGTCGTGATGAGTCGGCCGATCTCAGTCATGCCATTTCCCTCACGGGGATTGAGGCGAGCAGCTTTGCAAACTCTGCCTCGATCTCATAGACGCTGGTGAATTCGGCAAAGGCCCAGCGGCCGAACTTGCCCAGGTTGTTCACGCCCGGCACCCAGTAGGCGCGCATGGTGTTGGCCTTGTCCTTGGCGTCCTCGCCCCGGAAGCCCTTGATCTCGACGATCAGGTTGAGCGGATCGGGATGGCCGTCGTCGATCTGCACGATGAAATCGGGGAGGTATTTGCGAGCAACCGCGCCTGCCAGATACGGCACTTCCAACCCCAGGTTCTGGTTCTTCACATAGGCGCGCACGCGGGGATGGGCCTCGGCGACGCGGCAGAACTCGGCCTCCCAGTCGCCGTCGCAGACCACCCAGTTGACATGGCACCGGCGCGGGTCGGTTTGCCAGCGGGTTTCCTTCGACGTGGTGAAGTTGACGAAGTGGGTGGAGCCCGTCGGATTGTATGGGTCGAGGATCGCCTTCACCGGCCGCTCGCCAGCCAGGCTTTCGGTGATCGCGGCCTTGATGCGCTCGGCCGCCCGGTCGGCGATCTCCTGGTAGAGCAACTGGCCCGGGTAGGTGCCGCCGGTGCACTTCAGATAGCCGCCGTCGAGCCATTCGCGCGCGATGCGCTTGAGCTGGCCGAACAGGTGCATCTTGGGCGCGTCGCCCGGGTCGCGGTACTTGTTGTAGAGAAGGTGTTTGGCGAGATGGAAAAGGATGGTCGAGGGGCGCGATTCCAGATGCTCGACGGTCAGGTCTACGTCAGCGCCGACGATGCCCTTGTTCTTGGTGATCGACGGGCCGACCAACTCTGGCGTCAACTCAAGTACCGAATCCGGCCCGAATTTCGCCGTCAGCCGCTCTTCGGGCAGTTCGACACGGTAGCCCTCGACACGCGGAAAAGTGATTTCCAGGAGATCGCGATCCGGCCGGATCGCCTGCACGCGGATCGTCTCGCGCGGTGGCGCGGGCTTCGCAATCACCGGCTTTGCGGCGAAATTGAATGGGATGCCGAGGATGTCGGCGTACTCGACGTCGAACAGGCCCTCTTCATTAAGTTCGTACGATTGGCGGCGTAGACCCCGACCGACGACCTGTTCACACAGGAGCTGGGTGCCGAAGGCCCGCACGCCGAGGATATGCGTGACGGTGTTCGCGTCCCAGCCCTCGGTGAGCATGGAGACGGAGACGACGCAGCGAATGGACTCGCCCAGCCGGCCCTGTTTACCGACCGTGTTCATCACCTCACGCAAAAGATCCTGGTCGGTGATGGAGTCGCCGGCACGCGCGTCGCCGGTGCGCTCGACGATCTCGCGCCTGAACCGATCGATCTCATCCGCGGCCATCTCGCGGAAATCCTTGTCGAGCGCCTCGCCGGATTCCAGCTGCTCGCTGTCGATCAGCAGGGTGCGAGGCCGCGCAAGGCGGTTTCCGTGCTCGTCATAATTGCGGAACAGCTTCAGTCTGCCGTTTTCCAGCGTCGTGGAGCCGTCGTCGTTGTCGCGGTCGAACCCCGAAATGAAGTCGTAGACGACCTTGGAGGTAGAGGTGTTGTTGCAGACCACGATGAACACGGGCGGCACGCTGATGCCGCTGGCGGCCCAGAGATCGAACGTCTTCTCGTAGTGGCCGTAGAGCGCTTCGAGAGCGGTGTGAAGTAGCGGTTGGATTTTCAGCGGATCCAGACCAACGCCAGATTTTCCGCGCCCCTTCTTGGGCATCTGCTTGCCAATGTGTTCCCATAGGTTGCGAAGCCGGGGCATGTCGTCATCGCCGCCGGGCAGATTATCGGCGATCGGTACACGCGGCAGTTTAACAATGCCGCATTCGATGGCGTCCATCAGCGAGAAGTCGCTCACCGTCCATGGGAACAGCGTGCCTTCGGCATAGCCCGAGCCGCGCAGGAAGAACGGTGTGGCAGACAGGTCGTAAACACCTTGCAGGCCCATCTTCCGTTTGATGGCCTCGATGCCGGAGATCCACAGGCGCGCAGCCTCGTTATTCTTTTTCGCCTCGGCCTTATCCTCGCCCTTCAGATCGCCCTCGCCGTCACTCTGCGGCTTTTCGCGGTAGCAGTGGTGCGCCTCGTCGTTGATGACGACGATGTTCTTCATGCCCATCAGCTCGGGCATGACCCGCTGGAGCATCTTGCCTTCGCTCTCGATGGTCTCAGGGTTACCGAGCAAGGCGCGGCCGACCCTCGATACCGCCATCTCCTCACGGCGCTTGAAGGCGTGGTAGTTGGTGATGACGATCTTGGCGCGCTCGATGTCGCCGATCATGTCGTTCGGCACCAGCTCGCGGTGGCGATAGTAGCTTTCCGGATCATTGGGCATCAGCACCCTCAGACGATCCTTGATGGTGATGCCGGGCGCGACGATCAGGAAGCCGCGCGAGAACATCTTGCTGTTCGGGTGACGCACGGCGTTGACCGTCTGCCACGCAATGAGCATGGCCATCACTGTGGTCTTGCCGGCGCCCGTCGCCAGCTTCAGCGCCAGCCGCACCAGTTCGGGGTTCGATTGCTCGTTGGCGCCGCGGATGTGTTCCCAGAACTTGGCGCCGCGCGCACCCATCTTCGGCGCGACCTCGGTGAGCCAGATGATCGTCTCAGCGGCTTCGACCTGGCAGAAGAAGGGCCGCAGGCCTTCGAACTGATGGTGCCGCCAGTGCTGCAATAGGCGGGCCGTCTCGGGCGTCACCAGCCATTGATCCGGGTTTGGCAGCGCCCGCCAGGTTTCGACGTAACCGCGAATCTCGTTGATGATCGGGGTGGGATTGTATTCCTGTTCGGCGGTCGAGAGACCGTCGCCGGCGTCGAGCACCAGGGATGTCTGTTCCCGCGGGCTCTTGCGCTTCTTCGGCTTGGGCACCGGCGTGATCAGATCCGACCGGCGGCGCGTATTGACGATCTCGCTGGTCGGCTGGCCGTCCTCGTCCAGCGCCCAGTGCTGCCCTGGATAGGCGTAGGGCGAATTCAGGATCGGCCGCTCGAAGAACTGGTCGCTCATGGGCGCAACCGAAAAAGCGCACCCATGTCGGGCGCGCCGCTGAAACGATGTCTTTGAACGATATTGGCCAAGGCAGAAATCCCCCTATGGGAGAGGCTAGCCCAAACTGGGCGACCGTGTCACTTACTTGCCTACCTCAGTGGCTTTCGATCTCAGAGGGGTAGAAAATCCCCCTGCTGCCACGGCATCAGGTCCGATAGAGTGGCATTATGGAACAAGAAAAGAACAACGGAATACTGAACCATCTTCCAGCCGAACGAATCCTGGCCGAGTACGCCTCGGCGCCCGGCAACGAAATCGCCAGTGGCAAGTTTGTCAGCAAGGAATCATCCGCCGCCCTCGCCGCCAACACCTTCGGGCTGTTTCTGGATCACCCCGGCGACCTGCCTCGTTTGCCGGGCACGGAGGAATGCGGCTGGCCCGCCGGCCGCGTCGGGCTGGAGAAGGTGGTGAGGTTCCCATGGCGCGGGGGGCTCCACCCGTGCCTCGACGCCCTCATTGAAACCGGCACGGCCCTGATCGGCGTGGAGTCGAAGCGGTTCGAGCCGTTCAGGCCGAAGCAGCTAGGGGAGTTTTCAGACGCATACATGCGCCCGAAGTGGGGTGACGCGATGCGGGGGTATGAGAGCATCCGCGATCTGTACCGACAGAACGCCTCGCCGTTCACGATGCTCGACGCGGCACAGCTGGTGAAGCACGCCTTCGGGCTGAGGAGCGAGGCGGAGCGCAGGCACCGCGCCGGAAACCCGCGGGTGCCGATTCTCTACTATCTCTATGCCGAGCCTGCCAGCTGGCCGGTTGGTGGAAAGGTGATCGGGCCCGAGATCCACGAAGCGCACCGCCAGGAGATCCAGCTGTTCGCGAAACTCGTCGCCGGCGATGAAGTCGAGTTCCATTCATGCAGCTATAGCCGGTTGCTCGCTGCCTGGTCTTCCAGCTCGTCACCCGACATCCGTGACCACGCAGCAGCCATTGTAGGTCACTTCAAGCCTTAGCCGGCGCTACCAATCGGGAGGCGACGCCGCTCCCCAAACACCGCCAGGCGAAAGCGCGTCTACCTCTTCCAAAAGGCTCGGATTTTGCGCCATGCCCTCATGCCGAGCCAAGGCCGTCGCTCAGGCCTTTTCACCCGATCAAACAAACTCGGCCCGGCGTCATTCGAGAAGGTGCGCCGCCCAACCAGGGCAGCGTTCCGCCAAAGAAACACCGTGCCGCAGCCGCACCTGATGTCGCGCGACAGTGGCGGGGCGTAGCTGCCGTCGCTACGCACCGGCCAATTTCCGAGATAAACGGATTTCACCCTGGGCACCGCATGCACCAAGCCACACGACGGGCAGGCATAGAGGTCCGTTCCGGCGAACGTGGTCATGTAGCCGCCGATCGAACGTTGAGACGGAACCCCTGACGCGCTCGTGTTGCCGCCATCTGACCCAAAAAAATCTCAATCTTGTCTAGGATGGAATCAGCGTACCACGGCTCTCGGCAATGCCGGCATTACGCAGAAGCCGGCAATCTCATGTCCCCACCCCAAGCGGTCGGAGCGCTCGACAAAAAGCACTCCGACCTCGTTAGGTACTTAAAGACCCCGTCAGCTCGCCAAACATTCGGCATTCAGGGAGCGCGCCCGGCGCAGGTGCTTCCGGAAATCGTGGGCAAGCAGCCATTCTTTCGTTATGACGACATACCAGTCACGCTTGGCGCCGTAGCTTCCTTCCATCATCTGATCCGCGACCCAGATCCATTTGTAGGCGCGCGAACGTCCGCGCAACCAAGGCCTGTCCTTTGCTATTTCGCGAATGAAACGCTCAAGGCGGCCGCCATTAACAAGCAACTTGTCCATCCTCGATGCCATCTCGATATTCTGCAGCCACGACAGGTTGATCGCCACCTGGAACGGGATGCCAAGTTCGTCCGCTTTTACGTCTGCGGCCTTCTCTTCGGCCGCATATCGCGCCGCGCGATCGAACTCGAAGGTGGCACCCCAACAGAGATTGCGAATCTCATGGGAGAATTTCCAAGGTGCGAACCGCAGTCCAGCACGCTGGTTCAGGGCAAACACCCAGTGCATATCTATCACTTGGCGATCCTGCAAATTCCAGCGCTTACGAACACAGGCGCGTGCCTCGGAGGCCCAAGAAGCCATCTCGCCCTGCCTGAGGTTATCACTCATCGGGCGAAACGCCGGCCAGACGCTTCCCCTCATGTTGAGTTCGATGTGGATCCGGGCTTTACGCTCCCTGTAGCTGAAGTATTCCGCGGTCGAACAACCCAGGAGACACGACTCAATAGCCTCCAGTTCATCGATCAATGCCGAAGAGGCGACCTTCGCCAGGAGAGGGGAATATTGCTCAACCGGGAAACTGTAAGCTTGGAAGCTTTCGAATTTGGCGGCAGCCAGATCCCTCAGCTGACCAAGCTTTCCAGCAGCAAAATCCTTCAGGCGGGAAGTCTTATGCATATAGGCATGGCTAGTGGTTTCGCTCGTATTGCGGCGCGAGATAGAGATGTTTTTCATTGTCGGCTCCTTGGTTTGTTGAACTCGTTAAAAAGCTCAACATGTCCAAGGCGCGCCCGCGTAACGCAGACATAAAGGTATTCCGCATCTGCGTGAGCAGATCGATATCAGCGTGCTGACCGGCGCGGAACGATAGCCAAATGTGGTGAGGATAGGTGTTCATAGAAAGTCTCCGATTGCGTTCCGTGAGGGATCAGCTACCCTGTGCACATCCTATACCGGGTACTTACATGGGAGTAAAGAAAATTCGACGGGATACGAACCTTTCTATCTCTCGGGATCGTGCCGAGCAGCTGCGCCGTCTCGCGGAGGCATATAACTGCTCGCCGCGAGAGGTAATCGAGGATTGGATCAGCAACGGCCTGAAGACCCTAGGGTTGAACGCCGACGGCATCCCTCACTGGGCGCCACCCGACACCAGTGTCAGGAAGATTTCGGTGAACGGCATCGCATTCATAGAACTGCGCCATGCTGGGCTCCCCGTCACGCTGCTAAGGGTGACCTTAGAAGACGATACCGGCAGTAGCTCGGAAGCACTTGCACTCGCCAAAGCCCTAGAGGAAGCGGCGCGCGTCAACCGACCCTGGGAGTACAATTGCACCAAACATGGCGGGCGGCGCCTCGATGTGCGGCGCCGCGGCGGTGCCGTGATCCTGACGGCCGATGACAAGGGAGATGAGACTGGGGAAGAAAGACCAACTGCTCCACGCATTGTTCTCTCCCCGGCGATGACTGAGGAATTGGCTGATGCCATCCGGTTCTTGCTCCACTCTAGTGTCGAAGCAAGCCAGACCTTGGAATGTAAGGAATCAGGGGCGGCCGCATCGGCTCCCGAATTAGCGCTCGCAGAGGCATTTGAGCTGGCTTGGCAGGTGGGTTGCATGGATACCGCATCGAGCGGATGATGAGACATCGTACCGATCTAGCTTCCGATCGAACCTACTTTCAGC
This region includes:
- a CDS encoding DEAD/DEAH box helicase family protein, translating into MSDQFFERPILNSPYAYPGQHWALDEDGQPTSEIVNTRRRSDLITPVPKPKKRKSPREQTSLVLDAGDGLSTAEQEYNPTPIINEIRGYVETWRALPNPDQWLVTPETARLLQHWRHHQFEGLRPFFCQVEAAETIIWLTEVAPKMGARGAKFWEHIRGANEQSNPELVRLALKLATGAGKTTVMAMLIAWQTVNAVRHPNSKMFSRGFLIVAPGITIKDRLRVLMPNDPESYYRHRELVPNDMIGDIERAKIVITNYHAFKRREEMAVSRVGRALLGNPETIESEGKMLQRVMPELMGMKNIVVINDEAHHCYREKPQSDGEGDLKGEDKAEAKKNNEAARLWISGIEAIKRKMGLQGVYDLSATPFFLRGSGYAEGTLFPWTVSDFSLMDAIECGIVKLPRVPIADNLPGGDDDMPRLRNLWEHIGKQMPKKGRGKSGVGLDPLKIQPLLHTALEALYGHYEKTFDLWAASGISVPPVFIVVCNNTSTSKVVYDFISGFDRDNDDGSTTLENGRLKLFRNYDEHGNRLARPRTLLIDSEQLESGEALDKDFREMAADEIDRFRREIVERTGDARAGDSITDQDLLREVMNTVGKQGRLGESIRCVVSVSMLTEGWDANTVTHILGVRAFGTQLLCEQVVGRGLRRQSYELNEEGLFDVEYADILGIPFNFAAKPVIAKPAPPRETIRVQAIRPDRDLLEITFPRVEGYRVELPEERLTAKFGPDSVLELTPELVGPSITKNKGIVGADVDLTVEHLESRPSTILFHLAKHLLYNKYRDPGDAPKMHLFGQLKRIAREWLDGGYLKCTGGTYPGQLLYQEIADRAAERIKAAITESLAGERPVKAILDPYNPTGSTHFVNFTTSKETRWQTDPRRCHVNWVVCDGDWEAEFCRVAEAHPRVRAYVKNQNLGLEVPYLAGAVARKYLPDFIVQIDDGHPDPLNLIVEIKGFRGEDAKDKANTMRAYWVPGVNNLGKFGRWAFAEFTSVYEIEAEFAKLLASIPVREMA
- a CDS encoding site-specific DNA-methyltransferase → MAKKPIEVETLQHGAAKRRNIPTAELEGVMREDERSPIRLAYERRNRDLDPQLVWRGKDEQDWSDLIVQAPPLYIQEKVHPKVLIDDLLRQSKARARQEADKSGSGMPDLFADFNGLPDREAATEFYQHNAHWTNRMILGDSLQVMASLAEREGLRGQVQCIYLDPPYGIKFNSNFQWSTTSRDVKDGSKDHISREPEQVKAFRDTWRDGIHSYLTYLRDRLTVGRDLLAETGSIFVQIGDENVHRVRAVMDEVFGSDNFCNLIGFKKTGGLISGFLPSTGDYLLWYAKDIEKAKFRQPYSAKAYGGDSDYRHVRLPDLSVRRLTGDEAEYPDKLPSDWQILQTTALESANPLFAFNFRGRVYNQRWKTNLSGLSRLSRADRLYEATAKLRYLRYVNDFPVIPIINNWDDTGSSGYRDANIYVVQTVAKVVERCLLMATDPGDLVLDPTCGSGTTAYVAEQWGRRWITIDTSRVALALARSRIMGARYPYYLLADSPEGQRKEGEVTRTAPRSTTTRGDIRQGFVYERVPHITLKSIANNAEIDAIWDKWQETLELLRTRLNAELGMAWEEWEIPRELSPAQAANSEAAKLHADWWKARIGRQKEIDASIAAKAEFEYLYDKPYVDNSRVRVAGPFTVESLSPHRVLAVDENDELLDTLEAAEGKRGPRGGGEEADFAQMVLDTLRAAGVQQAHKEDRIAFTALTGWPGDHICAEGRFMEGDRERRAGIFIGPEFGTVARADLVAAAREAGDAGFDVLVACAFNYDAHSAEFEKLGRIPVLKARMNPDLHMAGELKNTGAGNLFVVFGEPDIAIEDAGVADGKPQIRVHIRGVDVFHPQTGEVRSGDADSIALWMIDTDYNEESFFVRHAYFLGANDPYKALKTTLKAEIDQEAWESLYGDTSRPFDKPASGRIAVKVINHLGDEVMKVFGVG